GTGCCTttcatggttaaaaaaaaaaaaaaaaaagttgactaTTGGTGGGAACTCTTACTTTATGTTTCTacattgtagtttttaaatatacCCACTAACACTAATATTTCTTTGATTATTATACCACTACATCTTTCTCTGTGTACATCTCTGTCACTGATATTGTTCCTTTAAAATGTAGAACTATTAGTCATAAACTTCCACACCATTCCTTATGCTGTGCTTACTACCTTTATTGGTCTATTTCCTGCATTGTCAAGTGTACTGTCAGATGTCAACCCGTATTAAACTACTTAAAAAGTGACACTGGAGTcatttttaatgtctgattGTGAGTGGATAATGTTGAATTCTTTAGATTGGCACATAATTAAATTGGTAGGTGAGTAGTTGTGTCATACTGTTGATGcatgtgttttggttttctgaagATTAAACAGTGACCAGTGAGATATGCAAAGTTTGGGATACACCAACTTTCTCCCTGATCTGTCTGCAGTGTTActtggttttcatgatgctgtttaatCACTAATGACCTCTCACAAAACTCTTGAAACCTTTACAGAAGagcattggattttatttaggggtataaAATTTTTACCACActattctgttttttgtttgtctgtcacataaaatcacaaagaaatAGATTTAAGTCTATGGTTGTAACTTGCCAGGATTCCCCTGAATGGATAACTTCAGATTGAGGTTAAATTGAAATGTATTCATGATATCCACCCGAGCCTCCGTGTTATCACTTTTTTGCTTGTAAAAGGGCTTCCAATCATATAAACACCTTGAAgcgttttaaaatattcaagcCAACTTGCTTGTTTATCCTTTTAATAACGCAAGTGTAGGGGATATTGAAAACTGCTAAAATTTGTGCGGGCCCCTGATTGGCTGAGCTGATTTCAAACTGTAAATCCCGCGGACGGATGTTGTGTCGCGATAGGTTTCCTTCCTTCTTCGGGAGCTGTCGGCCTCTTCCGGTTACATGACACAAAAAGAGACACGGAAAACACaaggaaaatacatttctcCGCGAGAACAGCGGAAACTTGAGCCCCGCGGAGTTCATTGTTGATGAGGATTAATTCCGAGGCGACGCTATTAAAAGCCAAGGAGAAGCCATTGCTGCGGGACGACGCAGCGAGAGAGCCCGGAGATCAGGACTTTATTGTTCTTCGCCGCTCGCTCGCTCCCTCCAGCTGAGCTATTTCTGTATTTGCCCTGCGCTACGTAGCCGAGCGGGCTAACGTCGGCCAGCGCTGGATGCCAACGCGGTGTGTTTTTCCCAGCTCTCAGTTGAGCAACAGCGAGCGGCTCTGACGGTAAAAACAGCGCGGCTAATCCGTTCGGTACGCAGCTGGACCTCGGTGTTCCTCGGCTAGGTCGGACGACTGCTCAGGCTGGGGCGAGAATGGCAACGTCGGCTCTGTACGCCTGCACGAAGTGTAACCAGCGGTACCCCTTCGAGGAGCTGTCGCAGGGCCAGCAACTTTGCAAGGTTGGAGAGCATGAGAGGGAGAACGACCCAAACAATCACGACCTTAGGAGTGTAGTTGTGTGCGGGTTGTTTGGTTATGGCCACCTTGGAGAGATTTAGCAAGGGCTCAGATTATGTAACAAGTTGGAAAACGTCCACATGAAcgtaatgttcattttattgtagAGTTAATAGCGGTGTTACCACACCCTGACCTGCTGAACACTTGTTAATACGGGTCACTTGCTGTACATATTTTTCAGACGTGTTGCTCCTGTGGTGCCGAGTGTATGATGGTACAGCTGAGAATTGAAGGccttttaagtcacatttaagCCTTATATAATTTCCACATGCCCTTAATTAGTTTCTACAAATTAAtgagtttcagatttttttttaatgtccccCAATCACCTCTGGATTAACTGCTCTTAAAGTTTCTAACTGAATTAAATCATTAATTGACTGCCATACTGTCTTTATAAAGTTGAAGGAtaccaatttaaaacaaacaatttctcCTGTGTTAATGagtcacaaaagaaaaagggaggGAACAATGAACTGTGTATGAGATCAAATATTGGCATTCCCGGTacagatgttaaataaaataaaactttaaaaataatttaaattgtaATGTGCGTTAGCAGAatctcatgtttaaaaaaagttaaattaaaaactctGTGCCTCCTTGCAATTCtctaaaatgggaaaaacaagagAGCATGCCTTCAACTAAGGTTGATTTGTCGATCTGgattaataaataagaaaattgatACAATCAAGAATCTGAGACATTCTCCATCAgattgaaaatataaatgcatcttgacataaaaaaagatccgaatttattttaaagctttttacatgtatttatacCAAGTGTGCCAATAACTGGAAGCTTCtgtacttaatttttttttcttttgcaggagTGTCGTATTGCACACCCAATAGTGAAGTGTACATACTGTAGATCTGAGTTTCAGCAGGAGAGGTGAGAAGGGCTCCACTATTTTCTATTATCTCTTATttgggatgtttttatttatttatttattttgtgtggatTCAAACCCTGTTTGTTCCtctgcagtaaaacaaatacaatttgcaAGAAATGCGCCCAGAACGTCAAACAGTTCGGAACAGTGAGTAGTAGAATCTTCCAAATTAGTTTTCACACAAAGTCGCACTTGTGCTCCCAAACCATCTGAAATTGCTTGTGACTGTTTCGTGTCCACATCCTGTTTTCAAAAGTTcttcttcatctgttttttgCAGCCCAAACCCTGCCAGTACTGTAACATAATTGCAGCTTTCATCGGGACAAAATGCCAGCGGTGTACTAACTCGGAGAAGAAATATGGACCCCCACAGACTTGCGAACAGTGCAAGCAGCAGTGCGCTTTCGACCGCAAGGAGGAAGGCAGAAGAAAGGTGAAAACCAGAGCAGATATCCAGTCTTGAGTTTGCGGCCCGTTTCGTCACGGGCGGAGTCTCACCGCCTGCTCTCTCTCTTGCTTGCGCCACAGGTGGACGGCAAGCTGCTGTGCTGGCTCTGCACGCTGTCCTACCGCCGCGTCCTGCAGAAGACTAAAGAACAGAGGAAGGGCTTCGGCTCCTCCAACTCCTCATCCCTGAACGAGAAAGACCACCACTCCAGATCgcatcaccaccatcatcaccaccaccagcagcaccaCCAACACCACCAGCACAGACACAGCAGCTCCCACCACAAGTATGTCCGCCACAAGTTGTCGCTTCTAGTCAGTAGAGATTCGCCAATCTGAACTTTGCGTCCAGTCCTCGCAAATGGTTTCACCTGCAAGATTTCGATTGTGTGTGTGATTCTGATTTCTCCCCAAGAACGGAAAcgtaggaaaaaaataagaatagcATTAAAGGAAttcagtcattttcttcagtaatTATCAAGACCAGAGTCGATGCTGCACCACTTTGTTTGAGAGAGTGTGGGCTTGGAAACAGATTTActagtattttaaaataaacacgaTGAATACAGAGacgaaaacaaaattataaggCAGTAATTTATATTATGTTAGCGATTAGCTTGGCTAGCCTTCCAATCTCTGTGTGTATTTGCTAGAGAATTTAGATCTTTACCTTAACTATGATGCATTTCCAAAATCRGCATGCTTCATGACAGATGTTGAAAACCTCAATTGAAAAATTGGAGCAACTTTGCTCTAGAGAATTCTTGTTACCTgtgttagatttttattttgtacttattattttacaaaataacttATTCACTTTTAACCTGAATTAATGgcagaaagttttcttttacatggTTTTTTACATATCTGTGCTGCACTTTAAGACATCTCACCAGTCCTGAAAATGGCTAACCTTCAAATATCAtcaatatttttgtctgaaaattgttcttttaCTCTAGTTGGAGTAAAAAGTTTATACCATGAAGTGCAGTTTGCTAAGTTTACCCATTTTTCACAGACTGAGTGGGAGCTTGAGTCCTGAGCAGGAGCCAGGACTGTGGAAACAGAGGTACAGCAACTTCAAGTTTGTTAAGTTTACACAACAgccattaaaataatgtttaaatattcacaGTTCAGTTTTCCTCTGCGTTTCTTTTGCAGCCATAAATCGTCTTCAATCCAGAAGGAGACTCCAaagaagaaaccaaaactgGAGCTGAAGCCATCCAACGGGGACAGGTAGCCCCAGCGTTGTCATTTAAGCTCGACTTATAGCTGCAAAATATTTGTCCCACACGTTcaggagcttttttttattattattatttgttttcttgttcatCCCAACAGTAGTTCAATCACCCAGTCCATGGACTCTGGTGGAACAGACAACTTCATTCTCATCAGCCAGCTGAAAGAGGAAGTTATGTCGCTAAAGAGGCTTCTTCAGCAGAGGGATCAGACCATTCTGGAGAAGGATCGAAAGGTGAGTCGTCTTCCATAGATGAACTCCAGCGCTAATTATTCAGTCAAAGCTCCgagtttctgctcttttttccttttttttttttatctgataattaaatgttgcaatttttttcccccctctagCTCACAGAGCTTAAAGCAGACTTTCAGTACCAGGAGTCAAATATGAGAGTTAAGATGAACCAAATGGAGAAGTCACACAAAGAGGccatggagcagcagcaggtggggtAGTTGGTGTACGACCGCGCTCTGGACTGGTTTGATCTCAAGCtgttgttttggttatttttaacgTATCCCATCGATGTTTTGGGAAGCTTCAAGGTTAAACGTGTTCTAAGAAAACTTGGTTTTTAGTAACTGAACTCAGATCTCGGTACAGTTACCAACTTGCTGTTGTACATGATTTTTAAGCTTTGCGTCTCAAATCCACATGTGCAACAAAGGGGTTCACATTTTCAACATTGTGCTGCCCTTTATACTCACACTTTGACAAATgtctaagttttttttgtcattttatcatAGATTATAGGCattattagtttaaaaattCAGCTGTACTTTATTAGCTTTtataaagaaacttttttttttcttgtgttgcgatacattgttaaattattgttgacagtatattttttaatgaatacaaTGAGGAACGCAATTAGCAGTTTGTTCTTATAACTGAATTTGCACATCATATCTTAGAAACGGTCGTTGTGTTTGGTCATTTGACTCACATCCAgaattggaaataaatgtatccaCTCTGATTTCACCGTTTGTGTCTTTCCACAGTCCAAGAACAGGGAGCTGATGAAACAAGTGGCCGCCCTCTCGAAGGGCAAAAAGTTTGACCGGACAGGAGGCTCACTGCTGTTGCCCTAACAATAGGCCGGTCAGCGGCTAACGACAAAGAGCGGCTTCATTCTCGCAGCACTGAGAGAGTCTCCCTCCTGTGTTTCCTCATTGCCATCTACTTTGATTGCTTCCTGCGATGCCGAAGCCAGAAGCCATGCTGTAAAAGGAAACCAGCTGTTACATTCAAGAAACCATTCTCTAAAAAGCAGCGTATTTTAGGTGTCTCGTGGCAAAAATTGCCTCGAGGGCTTCGACTTTAGATGGCGAGGAGGATGAAGCCCTTGTTTCTAACACTGCCgggccaaaacaaaacaagcttgGTGTGCTAATATGGAGAGCATTCTGGTGACTCTTGATTTTATGGAtgtcatgcatttatttattcagctgtATTTCTTAGCggtttgtttttgggtttttttccctcagcatACTGGGACAATAGCCCTCATTCTGGGGGTTTCTTCAATAGCAATCATCAGTTATATTTTTCTAAGTGGATGCAAGATGAGCTCTCATTAACAGAAATTATGTGAAACTTTACAATGTATGCAAATGCCGACTGGGTGACCGTCAAACAGCAGAGAACTCCCTGGACTGactaagaaaaacaaccagTGAGCGCTCTGAATGGCTGTCTGAGGCCTTTTGGTCTCCCATTTTCTCACTGTGTGACAGCTGTAGTGCTTTACTGGTCCTCTGTACTGGAACGGTTGTAACACTGCATGATTTTACTGCCAGAGACCAGAATGGTGTTGTGGTGAGACTTCTTTCTCCtccttattttaattacttttttttgttttgttttaaggataacttttaaatgtatttctgtgcTCAGCCATTGTATTTAAACCATTGCTTCTATCTGTTTTAGTGAGTACATTATGTGTATAGTATGGCCAGTTGAAATACACTTGTTTgtagaaaatgctttttaaatgaacacaCCTATCACCCTACATTACTGGGTTGGTTTCATACTGTGGCGTTCATGATcacttttgtacttttttcaaaCTTAAGTGTTTGAAACTATTATTAAACTGGCTAAACTGTTGCTGTGTGCTTGTTTTCTTGACCATTGGCTAGCTAACTTTATATTAGCTAGCTAACTTCATAGCTAATATGAAGCTATCCAATGACAATTGAATTTATAACAGTCATTTTTCGTATGATTTGTATGATTATACCTgacatttcaaattatttagaGGTGTACAGATATTTGCACCTAAgatgtatataaaataaattaagttgaagCATTTTTGATGACAGTATCTACTCAAAACCTCTAGAAACTCCTTGTTAACCATGCTTCATATACGATATGTGATATCGTTTGGGAAGAAGACGAGTTCTGTGATCCAGAGATGAACATGTTTAAGTTTGAAAAGCATACTGACCCCAGAACGTATTGTAAAGAGGCTGGTAAGGATGTCACTGAGCTAGTCCTTCACCGCCACTCAGGCAGAAGCCATTTCTCGAAAATCAACGTAAAACTGATTGCAGAAGGTTAAAATTTGKGCACAAATGGACAAAGTCTCCAAGAATACCATCAACTTAGTTGCAAAGTGGCACGAGAACGATAAAGAAGCTGCTTTGGGGTGGACGTCACATACCAAAATGGCCCACAAACCGGACTCAAATACACCATTTCTGACAGGCGTCGAGtccatcaaacattttttatttatttatttttactttattgaacATATtctttacttcagtaatttaCTCTTTGTGTTTCAACAGAAATTTTAGCTGTCGACAAATTTCCGAGTAGCCCGTTAACGCATCACGCTGTTCATCCGGGTCACGGCGAGGTTTCCGCTCGTTTACGGATAGCTTCTCTGtgttgcacaaataaaaacaaaacttcatatTTAATCGGGTTGTGTCACGGATTGTTAAATAGATTaacattatttatcataaccTGGCCAATTTAACGTAGGCACGGGGGGAAACATGCATAGTAACATAGCTTTTAGCTTACGTATTACAGCTTTTTGAGTTTAACCATCGTTAGCTAAACCTTTTAGCGCTTAGCTGCCTGTGTTAGCATGCAGtgaaaataccaaaacaaaaacataaacaatctCAAGAAGAACCAGAGAAGGTAAGTACAACATAATTCCCTAAATATAGTATAGGTCTTGTAACTACTTGAGCACTAACGTGTAAAACTTAGTCATCATTGCATATCTTACGTACCATCGGTTTAGCTGTGTGCCTGGTGTTTATAATGCCATTATTCTTATTGCAGGATGTCTGATTCAGACAGCGATGAAGACCAGGACCGACCCTTTTCCCTCACTGGCTTTCTGTTTGGAAACATCAATGAAGATGGGCAGTTAGAGGGAGACAGTGTTCTGGACAATGTGAGCCTTTTCAAGACTTCTTGTTACAATATTATACTCTGTAtgtgagtatttttttttccagtttttaggGAATATTTGTCTCTGATTTGCATATTGTCATGCTCCAGGAGTCCAAGAAGCATCTTGCTGGTTTGGGGACTTTGGGTCTGGGCTCTCTCATCACCGAGATCACGGCCAATGAGAGCGAGAATAAGGaggaaaacagagaatctgtaaGCGTGGATTCAGAGGGTGAGTATGAATGATGGTAGCGCTTGGCAAGACTATGACCAGCAACCAGATGTGATATATTTTTGTATCTCCTATTGCAGGTTGGGTGAAAAGCACTGACGATGCAGTGGACTACTCTGACATCAGCGAGGTTGCTGAGGATGAGACTAAAAAGTACCACCAGGCGATGGGGTCTTTGCAGCCCAGCAGGAAAACAGGTGAATCCTAATTTAGGGTTTAGGATTGTGTTTCAGCAGACATTCTGCTCTGACATGTCATTTATTGGCATCAAAAACCAAATTTCCGGTTGTACAATACccttgttgtttgttttcttaaccTTATCTTTAACTTTCTATTTTTTGGTGTGTAACCGCGTCTTTAATCTCCTTCCTCCTAGATGATGAGGATGATTATGATGCTGACTGTGAGGATATTGACTCAAAGCTTATGCCTCCTCCTCCACCGCCTAATCTTCCTACTTCAGCTAAGAAAGAAGGATCGCCCACCGGTACAAATGGtaaaaagaaattgtaaaatatgtttttaaaggctgcctgtaaaaaacaaaacaaacaaaaacctgtgCTTGTCTTACACCTATTGAACACTGGATTACCACTTTACTCCGACTTTAATTTTCCTCTGTATTGGCAGTTGGGGAAGAGGGCGATGGCATCATCTTGCCCTCCATTATTGCACCGTCTTCCGCTGCCGATAAGGTAGACTTCAGCAGCTCTTCAGACTCTGAGTCGGAGACGGAGCGGCCCTGCCAGGGTTCGGGAGTTCTAGGGCCTCCGGACAGACTCACCCTGCCTCTTGCGGGCATCATGCAGAAGGATGCTGCCAAGGCGTTACCGAGTGTCACACAACTCTTTCCAGAGTTTAAGCCTGGCAAGGTAAATCagtttttcaaacataaaataaatctgatactGTTtgagagtctttttttttttttagctagatttaaatgaaacacGTAGtctaagagtttttatttttttggatgtCTGTCAGGTTCTTAGGTTTTTACGGCTGTTCGGTCCTGGTAAGAACATGCCTTCGGTTTGGAGGAGCGCCCGCAGGAAGAAGAAGCGGAAACACAGAGACCCTCAGCCAGGGACTCCTCCGCCAGAGGAAGACGCCTCTGAAGCAATTCAGGAGAAAAAGTCTGGATGGATTTATGAGTACGCACTCCCTCCAGCCCCAGAGCACTGTCTCTCTGATGACGAGGTAAAGCTTTCGCGTTACAAGGTCTTGTAGTTTTGTAGTTTATTCTTAGTTTTTGAGTGCTTTTATGagttttgaagttattttaaggatggaaaaaaaaacatccttaaaaaattttttaaggATGTTTGAAGAGTTATTTTTGAATCTTAAaggataaaaatctgaattaaaatgtcTAAG
The DNA window shown above is from Poecilia reticulata strain Guanapo linkage group LG14, Guppy_female_1.0+MT, whole genome shotgun sequence and carries:
- the fam76b gene encoding protein FAM76B, which translates into the protein MATSALYACTKCNQRYPFEELSQGQQLCKECRIAHPIVKCTYCRSEFQQESKTNTICKKCAQNVKQFGTPKPCQYCNIIAAFIGTKCQRCTNSEKKYGPPQTCEQCKQQCAFDRKEEGRRKVDGKLLCWLCTLSYRRVLQKTKEQRKGFGSSNSSSLNEKDHHSRSHHHHHHHHQQHHQHHQHRHSSSHHKLSGSLSPEQEPGLWKQSHKSSSIQKETPKKKPKLELKPSNGDSSSITQSMDSGGTDNFILISQLKEEVMSLKRLLQQRDQTILEKDRKLTELKADFQYQESNMRVKMNQMEKSHKEAMEQQQSKNRELMKQVAALSKGKKFDRTGGSLLLP